TTCCGTTCCAGCTGTTTCAGGTTCCCGGCCCCGGCCAGCATGGCTTTGCCCTGGGGAAGAAGGTAGTTGCGGGCGTAGCCCGGCTTGACCTCGACCACCTGGGTCTTGGTCCCCAAAGAAGGTATATCCTGGGTCAGTATGACTTTCATTATTATTTCACTCCTGCAAGATTATATTAACGGTGTTCCGAGATGAAGGGCAGCAGCGCCAGGTGGCGGGCCCTTTTGATGGCGTCGTTCAAGAGGCGCTGGTGCTTGGCGCAGTTGCCGGAGATGCGGCGGGGCACTATCTTGCCGCGCTCGGTCATGAAATGACGCAGCTTCTTGTCGTCCTTGTAGTTTATCAATTCTGACTTGTCCTGGCAGAATTTGCATTCCTTGCGGCGCATGATCCGCGGAGGAGCG
This genomic stretch from bacterium harbors:
- the rpsR gene encoding 30S ribosomal protein S18 — encoded protein: MRETRERRDPNAPPRIMRRKECKFCQDKSELINYKDDKKLRHFMTERGKIVPRRISGNCAKHQRLLNDAIKRARHLALLPFISEHR